Sequence from the Deinococcus cellulosilyticus NBRC 106333 = KACC 11606 genome:
GGACTTCCCTCAGGTTGTTCGTGTCAAACGGGATCGAAATCGGCTGTTTCCCTCAGGTTGTTCGAGACAGAAAGAAACAAGGCTCCAGAACGGCATTTCTCTGTTTTCCCCTCAGGTTGTTCGGGTCAAAACCCCTCAAGTTGTTCGAATGCACCAACAAGTGAAGATATAACCGTATCCAGCAAGAGAAAAATCAATGTTTCCCTCAGGTTGTTCGGGTCAAAACCCCTCAAGTTGTTCGAATGCCCCTGGTTCGCACTGGAACCAAATGCACTGGGTTCAATCCCAGTCCATGTGAGACGACAAATTAGGGAAAACCCTGATGGGATGACGGTTTGGTCAACACCCTCATTTTCCCGATCTGATCGGGATTTTGGGCAGCAAAATCCCTCAAGTTGTTCGTGCGAGCCCTTCACAAGACTGCTGCCGAAACAGGACATGCATGGACCTGCCCACTGACCCCGACTTACCATGAAGCATGACCTTCCACCGCCTCATGGTCTTCTTCACCCTGCTTGGCCTTCCTGCTGCCCATGCCCAGAACATGCAATACTTGCAGGCCACAACGGATACCCTGACGTTCCTGACCTGGACGCAGGCCCAGAGCCAGCTGCAAGGCAGCTACCAGCAAATCCGGCTCAGCACGGCAACTGGAGGGAAACCCACCCTGATCACCCGCAATGGGACCCTCAGTGGTCTGGTGGCCGGGAATGATTTGAGCCTGACGTTTCAAGAAGAAATCCTGGGCAAGGGCATCTTTCAGGCCCAAGGCACTGTGACTGGGAAGACCCTGACCTTGCTGTTCCCGTCCAGCGGTGGAGGGTTCACCCGTTCCCTGTTCTCGGCCACCACCCTCAACGAGTACGCCAACTGGGTGGACGGCATGAAAAGCACCCTGAAAACCCGGGTGGCCCAGTGGGAGAAACAACAAGCCCAGGAGCAGCTGGAGCAGCAGGAAAAGAACCGCAAACGTGCCCTGTTTTATGCCGCCCAGGAAGCACAGAGCAGACTGAAAGGGCTTCTGGAGGACGCCACCCTGTACGTGGAACAGGTGTCTTTCGCCCTCAACCGCCTTGACACTGGCACCCTGAGGCTCACAGGCCTCACCCTGGACCTGGACAACAGACTCCAGGGGGATGAAGCGTTCCTGGAAAACATGGTGGACTGCACCGACTGGCAAGACGCCAGAGACATCCTGCAGGCAGAACAAGAAGAGTTGCCAGCGGAATTCCAGAAGGCTCTTCCCCCAGCAAAAGACACGGTGGAGGTGTGGAGTGTGGGAGACCGTCTACTGCAGGACCTTTCAGATGCCTGGAAGACCTACCAGCAGGCTGTGGAAGCTTCCGAGGGTCAGGCAGAACTGGACATCCCTGAATCTGCCCTTTTCACAGCCCAGAAGGACATTGAAGGGGCCAGCGCAAAGCTGAAAGCAGCAGCGGCGGGTGATGGGCAGGAGGTGCAAGCGCGATTGCAGAAGTACCAGCAGCGGTACCGGCAGTTGATGCAAGAACACCAGCTGGATCAGACCTGCCCTTTTCCTGCAGAGGAATGAAGCCTTCAGGTCAGGCTTCTTCTCCCACCACTTCCAGAATGAGTTCGACCACATAGACTTCCTGCAGGATTCCCGGAGCCTTGCCCTCATGGAAGTTGAGCAAGGCAATCTGGCAGCAGAAGCCATCCACCAGCACCCTTTCTTCCACATCGAAAGCATCCAGCAGGGCCTGGGTTTACCTTTTTCCGGTCAAAATGGTCAGGCGCTCATTTTGTTCCAGCACCGTCACAGATAGGGTTTCTCCAAACACCTGAAGGTCCATGGGTCACTGTACCCAGTTGCAGCACAGAGAACTGTGACCGCTCATTCTTCTGCCGGGCTGAAATCGTCCATCAGGTTTTCCAGCAGCACAGGGATTTGTTTCTTCACGTCTCGTTCCTGCTGGCCACTGAAGCCTTTCACCAGGTACTTGCTGGCCCCGGAGACCTCTATGAGGATTTCGGTGTCTGGGAAGTGCTGCTCGAAGGCAGGCCGCAGGTGTTTCTGCAGGGCCGACAGCAGGGTCTCGTCGCTGATGGGACTGTGCATCCCCACCAGCTTGTTGTTCACGATTTGCGGCACTTTCGCAGGCCGTGCAAACTTCAGGACAATGGCCCGATCCATCACACCACCGCCAGCCTCTGCTCGGATCGGGTCACAGAGAGCCAGGACGCAGGGCAAGGTTTCAGGAGGGTCTGCAACTGGGAGATGGACCGGTTCTGCAGCCAGTGTTCCGCCCCCTGGCGACCCAGCACACAGGGCATCCGGTCATGAAATGGCGCAACTGCCGGGCAAGGGGTGCAGGTCAGGATGGTGAAGGAGTGCACGAGGCCTTCCCTGGACTGCCAGTAATCCCACAGGCCCGCCAGAATCAGGGGGCCACCCGTGGCACTGCTGAACAGCACGGGCATTTTGCGTTTCCCCACAAGCTCAAATTCATAAAAACCTGAGATTTCGATCAGGCACCTTTGCGACTGGAAGGGTTTGCGGAAACTCGGCAAGGTGTGGGCGGTCTCGGAGCGGGCGTTGAAGGTGTGCTTGAATTTTTTGAGGTCCTCTTCGCCTTTGCAGAACGAAGGAATCAACCCCCACCTTGCAGAGAGAGCTTCCAGTTCATCCGTTCCAGGACGCTTGCGGATGATCGGGTAGGGATCGGAGGGGCGAAGCTCCCCACTGAACGTCCAGGGGTCCGGGTAGGTGACCTCCCAGATGAAGTTTCCATCTGTGCTGCCATTGATGCGTCCGCACATGTTTTTGCCTCCAGAAAAAGTGTCAAGAGAACCTGCGCCGGTTGCACTTGGGGTGCAAACAGACGTTTTTGCTGTGCCATAAGTCACTATACTTGACAGCTTGATACCTATCAAGTAGTGTCGAAATATGCCTCCCAGGATCACTGAGATTCGCAAAAAAATCCTCACCTGCTTACTCAAACTCTCCCAGAACGGGCCAGTCACCGCAGCAGAACTGGCCCGCAAAATGGAAATGACCCCCCAAAACATCCACCTGCACGTCAAAGCCCTCGAAGAAATGGGCTACCTCACCGTGCACCGCCTCACCGACCGCACGGCCACCCTCACCATCGCCGAGAAGGCAGAAAAAGAACTCGGCCTGGGTGCCCTCCCCATTGCCGGACAGATCGCCGCAGGCTTCCCCCTCACCCCCAGTGACCACACCCAGGGCTTCATGAGCCGCCTCTCGGACTTCTTTGATGCCCGAGAAGGGGATTACCTCCTCAAAGTCGAGGGCACCAGCATGACCGGCGTAGGCATCTTCCCTGGAGACATGGTGGTGGTGCGGCCCACCACGGAAATCGTGGAAGGAGAAATTGCGGTGGTGCTGATCAAAAGCGACAACCTGGTCACTTTGAAGCGCTGGTACATCGAAGGAGACCAGGTGGTGCTGGTCAGCGAGAATGCGGCCATGGAACCCATGCGTTACCGCAAGGAAGACGTGACCCTGCAGGGGCAACTCATTGGCCGCATGGGCGGCAAACCCCCCAGAAAAAACCGCCACAGTTGAATTGACACCCCATCACACCGAACCTCCCAGAGGCACACCCCTGCTGGGTGGGGTCACTTTTGCTTCAGAGAGGTGCACCATGCCGATTCTTGCCATTCACTTCATTCCCTTTGCATTTCACAACCTCCCGGAACGCGACGTGAAAGTCTCCCTGAGAGAGGGGCGGGTGGTGCACCTGTGCGAAAAAGCCGCAGCCCTCGGGGTGGTGAAAGGCATGCCGGAATCGGCAGTGAGGCTGAAAGCCTCTGAAGCAAGAATCGTGCAGGACACCAGTGTGGAACTCACCCAGCAGTGGCAGGACTTCTTGCTCCAGATGTTCCAGTTCAG
This genomic interval carries:
- the lexA gene encoding transcriptional repressor LexA, with the translated sequence MPPRITEIRKKILTCLLKLSQNGPVTAAELARKMEMTPQNIHLHVKALEEMGYLTVHRLTDRTATLTIAEKAEKELGLGALPIAGQIAAGFPLTPSDHTQGFMSRLSDFFDAREGDYLLKVEGTSMTGVGIFPGDMVVVRPTTEIVEGEIAVVLIKSDNLVTLKRWYIEGDQVVLVSENAAMEPMRYRKEDVTLQGQLIGRMGGKPPRKNRHS
- a CDS encoding SOS response-associated peptidase, giving the protein MCGRINGSTDGNFIWEVTYPDPWTFSGELRPSDPYPIIRKRPGTDELEALSARWGLIPSFCKGEEDLKKFKHTFNARSETAHTLPSFRKPFQSQRCLIEISGFYEFELVGKRKMPVLFSSATGGPLILAGLWDYWQSREGLVHSFTILTCTPCPAVAPFHDRMPCVLGRQGAEHWLQNRSISQLQTLLKPCPASWLSVTRSEQRLAVV